A genome region from Ligilactobacillus cholophilus includes the following:
- the rplW gene encoding 50S ribosomal protein L23, which produces MESRDVILRPVITEASMADMDDKRYTFDVDTRATKTEVKKAIENIFDVKVAKVNIMNVKGKKKRMGRYEGYTKKRRKAIVTLTSDSNEIKLFNEE; this is translated from the coding sequence ATGGAATCACGCGATGTAATTTTACGCCCTGTTATCACTGAAGCTTCAATGGCTGATATGGATGACAAGCGTTATACTTTTGATGTTGACACTCGTGCAACTAAAACAGAAGTTAAAAAAGCAATTGAAAACATTTTTGACGTTAAAGTTGCTAAAGTTAACATCATGAATGTTAAAGGTAAGAAAAAACGTATGGGTCGTTACGAAGGTTACACAAAGAAACGTCGTAAGGCAATCGTTACTTTAACATCAGATTCAAATGAAATTAAATTATTCAACGAAGAATAA
- the rplB gene encoding 50S ribosomal protein L2, which translates to MGIKKFKPTSNGRRNMTGSDFAEITKSTPEKSLLSSKSKTAGRNSYGHITVRHRGGGHKRKYRVIDFKRNKDNVPATVKAIEYDPNRSANIALLVYADGTKSYILAPKGLEVGQTIQSGKDADIKVGNALPLENIPVGTVIHNIELKPGKGGQLVRSAGTSAQLLGKEGKYAIVRLTSGETRMILVTCRATIGAVGNEQHELINVGKAGRSRWMGKRPQSRGSVMNPNDHPHGGGEGKAPVGRPSPLSPWGKKTTGLKTRSKKARSNKFIVRSRHKK; encoded by the coding sequence GTGGGGATCAAGAAATTTAAACCAACTTCTAACGGTCGCCGTAATATGACAGGTTCAGATTTTGCTGAAATCACAAAATCAACTCCTGAAAAGTCATTACTTTCATCAAAAAGTAAGACAGCCGGCCGTAACTCTTATGGTCACATTACAGTTCGTCACCGTGGCGGTGGTCACAAACGTAAGTACCGTGTGATTGATTTCAAACGGAACAAAGATAACGTTCCAGCAACAGTTAAAGCAATTGAATATGATCCAAACCGTTCAGCTAACATTGCATTGTTAGTTTATGCAGATGGTACAAAATCATATATCCTTGCACCAAAAGGTCTTGAAGTAGGCCAAACAATTCAATCAGGTAAGGATGCTGACATTAAAGTTGGTAATGCATTACCATTAGAAAATATTCCAGTTGGTACAGTTATTCACAACATCGAATTAAAACCAGGTAAGGGTGGACAATTAGTTCGTTCAGCAGGTACATCTGCTCAATTACTTGGTAAAGAAGGTAAATACGCAATTGTACGTTTAACATCTGGTGAAACACGTATGATTTTAGTAACTTGCCGTGCAACAATTGGTGCTGTAGGTAACGAACAACACGAATTAATTAACGTCGGTAAAGCTGGTCGTTCTCGTTGGATGGGTAAACGTCCTCAATCACGTGGTTCTGTAATGAACCCTAACGATCACCCTCATGGTGGTGGTGAAGGTAAAGCTCCTGTTGGTCGTCCATCACCATTATCACCTTGGGGTAAGAAGACTACAGGTCTTAAGACTCGTTCAAAGAAGGCAAGATCAAACAAATTTATCGTTCGTTCACGTCACAAGAAATAA
- the rpoC gene encoding DNA-directed RNA polymerase subunit beta': protein MIDVNKFDSMQIGLASSDKIRSWSYGEVKKPETINYRTLKPEKDGLFDERIFGPTKDWECACGKYKRIRYKGVVCDRCGVEVTQAKVRRERMGHIELAAPVTHIWYFKGIPSRMGLVLDMSPRALEEIIYFASYVVTDPGNTPLEKKQLLTEAEYRDKVDEYGFDSFQAGMGAEAIRTLLRDVDLQKECDELKEELKDATGQKRTRAVRRLDILEAFLDSGNEPDWMVMDAIPVIPPDLRPMVQLEGGRFATSDLNDLYRRVINRNNRLKRLLDLNAPGIIVQNEKRMLQEAVDALIDNGRRGRPVTGPGNRPLKSLSHMLKGKQGRFRQNLLGKRVDYSGRSVIDVGPKLKLTQMGIPHEMALELFKPFMMRELVKRDMASNIKNAKRKIDRRDEDIWDVLDDVIKGHPVLLNRAPTLHRLGIQAFEPVLVDGKAMRLHPLACEAYNADFDGDQMAIHVPLSDEAQAEARLLMLAAHHILAPKDGKPIISPSQDMTIGNYYITLEEKDREGEGMIFKDVNEALTAYQNNYVHLHTRIGLQTSGLAKKGKPFTDWQKERILVTTVGKAIFNEILPDDFVYLNEPTEENLQGNIPDKYFLEPGQDIHEFLKDKPLIGPFKSGFLSDIIAQVYKEYKVTAASELLDRMKDLGYFESTKSGLTVGIADVTVLDEKPEIIAEARKNVDIVKKQFRRGLITEDERYNRVIAIWNKAKDDIQKKLVENMDPSNPIQMMSDSGARGNISNFTQLSGMRGLMAAPNGKTMELPVISNFREGLSVLEMFISSHGARKGMTDTALKTANSGYLTRRLVDVAQDVIVREEDCGTDRGLDVYAIKEGNEMIEPLYDRILGRYTMKAIFDPETGEEIVPANTLVDEELATKVVKAGVEKVTIRSAFTCNTRHGVCVRCYGRNLATGDVVEVGEAVGTVAAQSIGEPGTQLTMRNFHQGGVAGDGDITQGLPRVQELFEARNPKGRAYITEVTGVIDTVEENPAERTKVVTVKGETDTRTYDLPFTSVLRVKEGDLIHRGDPLTTGSIDPKELIKVRDVLSTENYILHEIQKVYRMQGVDISDKHVEIMTRQMLQKVRIMDPGDTSMLPGTLMDISEFTDRNVETLVKGKVPATSRPVLLGITKAALETNSFLSAASFQETTRVLTDAAIRGKNDPLIGLKENVIIGKTIPAGTGMKKYHDIVPEETGLATDNVYSISEVAKQLNVEENKQLPPKK, encoded by the coding sequence TTGATCGATGTCAATAAATTCGATAGCATGCAGATTGGATTAGCTTCATCAGATAAGATCCGTAGTTGGTCATATGGTGAAGTTAAGAAGCCTGAAACAATTAACTATCGTACTTTAAAGCCTGAAAAAGATGGTCTTTTTGATGAACGAATTTTCGGACCTACAAAAGACTGGGAATGTGCTTGTGGTAAATACAAACGTATTCGCTATAAGGGCGTAGTTTGTGATCGATGTGGAGTAGAGGTTACTCAAGCAAAAGTACGTCGTGAACGTATGGGACATATTGAATTGGCTGCTCCAGTAACACATATTTGGTATTTCAAGGGTATTCCAAGTCGTATGGGATTAGTTCTTGACATGAGTCCACGAGCTCTTGAAGAAATCATCTACTTTGCTTCATATGTTGTTACTGATCCAGGTAATACACCACTTGAAAAGAAACAACTTTTAACTGAAGCGGAATATCGTGATAAGGTTGACGAATATGGTTTTGATTCATTCCAAGCAGGAATGGGTGCAGAAGCTATTCGTACATTGTTGCGTGATGTTGATTTACAAAAAGAATGTGATGAACTAAAAGAAGAATTAAAGGATGCTACAGGTCAAAAACGTACACGTGCTGTTCGTCGGTTAGACATTTTGGAAGCATTCCTTGATTCAGGTAATGAACCTGACTGGATGGTAATGGATGCTATTCCAGTAATCCCACCTGATTTACGTCCAATGGTTCAATTAGAAGGTGGACGTTTTGCAACATCAGATTTGAACGACTTATATCGTCGTGTAATTAATCGTAATAATCGTTTGAAACGTTTATTAGATTTAAATGCACCTGGTATTATCGTTCAAAATGAAAAACGTATGCTTCAAGAAGCTGTTGACGCATTGATTGACAATGGTCGTCGTGGTCGTCCAGTAACTGGACCAGGTAACCGTCCATTGAAATCACTTTCACATATGTTGAAAGGTAAGCAAGGTCGTTTCCGTCAAAATCTTCTTGGTAAACGTGTTGATTACTCTGGACGTTCAGTTATTGATGTAGGTCCTAAGTTGAAATTAACTCAAATGGGTATTCCTCATGAAATGGCTTTAGAATTATTTAAGCCATTCATGATGAGAGAGTTAGTAAAGCGTGATATGGCATCAAATATTAAGAATGCTAAACGTAAGATTGATCGTCGTGATGAAGACATTTGGGATGTATTAGATGATGTAATTAAGGGACATCCAGTACTTCTTAACCGTGCACCTACACTTCACAGATTAGGTATTCAAGCATTTGAACCTGTTTTAGTTGATGGTAAAGCAATGCGTTTACACCCATTAGCTTGTGAAGCTTATAATGCCGATTTTGATGGTGACCAAATGGCTATTCACGTACCATTATCTGATGAAGCTCAAGCAGAAGCTCGACTATTAATGCTTGCTGCTCACCATATTTTGGCACCTAAAGATGGAAAACCAATTATCTCACCATCACAAGATATGACTATCGGTAACTACTACATCACTCTTGAAGAAAAAGATCGTGAAGGCGAAGGCATGATCTTTAAAGATGTGAATGAAGCATTGACTGCATATCAAAATAATTATGTTCATTTGCACACAAGAATTGGTTTACAAACTTCTGGACTAGCTAAGAAAGGCAAACCATTTACTGATTGGCAAAAAGAACGTATTTTGGTAACAACAGTTGGTAAAGCAATTTTTAACGAAATTTTACCTGATGATTTTGTATACTTGAATGAACCAACAGAAGAAAACTTACAAGGTAATATTCCTGATAAGTACTTCTTGGAACCAGGACAAGATATCCATGAATTCTTAAAAGATAAACCATTAATTGGGCCATTTAAGTCAGGATTCTTATCAGATATCATTGCACAAGTTTATAAAGAATATAAAGTTACAGCTGCTTCAGAATTGCTAGATAGAATGAAAGATTTAGGATACTTTGAATCAACTAAATCTGGTCTTACTGTTGGTATCGCTGATGTAACTGTTTTAGATGAAAAGCCTGAAATAATTGCAGAAGCACGTAAGAATGTTGATATAGTTAAGAAACAATTCCGTCGTGGTTTAATTACTGAAGATGAACGTTATAACCGAGTTATTGCTATCTGGAACAAAGCAAAAGATGATATCCAAAAGAAATTGGTTGAAAATATGGATCCTTCAAACCCAATTCAAATGATGAGTGATTCAGGTGCTCGTGGTAACATCTCTAACTTTACACAATTGTCAGGTATGCGTGGATTAATGGCAGCTCCTAACGGTAAAACAATGGAATTACCTGTTATTTCAAACTTCCGTGAAGGTTTATCTGTTTTGGAAATGTTTATTTCATCTCACGGTGCTCGTAAAGGTATGACGGATACAGCGCTTAAGACAGCTAACTCAGGTTACTTGACTCGTCGTTTAGTTGATGTTGCACAAGATGTTATTGTTCGTGAAGAAGATTGTGGTACTGATCGTGGTTTAGATGTTTATGCTATTAAAGAAGGCAATGAAATGATCGAACCATTATACGATCGTATTTTAGGTCGATACACAATGAAAGCAATTTTTGATCCTGAAACTGGAGAAGAAATTGTTCCAGCAAATACATTAGTTGATGAAGAATTGGCTACAAAAGTTGTAAAAGCTGGTGTAGAAAAAGTAACAATTCGTTCAGCATTCACATGTAATACACGTCATGGTGTATGTGTACGTTGTTATGGACGTAACTTAGCTACAGGAGATGTAGTTGAAGTTGGTGAAGCTGTAGGTACTGTTGCTGCTCAATCAATTGGTGAACCAGGTACACAATTGACAATGCGTAACTTCCACCAAGGTGGGGTTGCTGGTGATGGAGATATCACTCAAGGTCTTCCTCGTGTACAAGAATTATTTGAAGCACGTAATCCTAAGGGTCGTGCATACATCACAGAAGTAACTGGTGTAATTGACACAGTTGAAGAAAATCCAGCTGAAAGAACAAAAGTTGTAACTGTTAAAGGTGAAACAGACACTAGAACATACGACTTACCATTTACATCAGTACTTAGAGTTAAAGAAGGCGATTTAATTCACCGTGGAGATCCATTGACAACAGGTTCAATTGATCCAAAAGAATTAATCAAAGTACGTGATGTATTATCTACAGAAAATTATATCTTGCATGAAATTCAAAAAGTTTACCGTATGCAAGGGGTAGATATTTCAGATAAACACGTTGAAATCATGACTCGTCAAATGTTACAAAAGGTACGTATTATGGATCCAGGAGATACATCAATGCTACCTGGAACATTAATGGATATTAGCGAATTTACAGATCGAAATGTTGAAACTCTTGTTAAAGGTAAAGTACCCGCAACATCAAGACCTGTATTACTTGGAATTACAAAAGCTGCTTTGGAAACAAATAGTTTCTTATCAGCTGCTTCATTCCAAGAAACAACTCGTGTCTTAACAGATGCAGCAATTCGTGGTAAGAATGATCCATTAATTGGTTTGAAAGAAAATGTTATTATTGGTAAGACAATTCCTGCTGGTACAGGTATGAAGAAATATCATGACATTGTGCCTGAAGAAACAGGACTTGCAACTGACAATGTATATTCAATTTCTGAAGTTGCAAAACAACTAAATGTGGAAGAAAATAAACAATTGCCACCTAAAAAATAG
- the fusA gene encoding elongation factor G encodes MANKREFPLEKTRNIGIVAHIDAGKTTTTERILYYTGKIHKIGETHDGASQMDWMEQEQERGITITSAATTAQWKDHRINIIDTPGHVDFTIEVERSLRVLDGAVVVLDAQSGVEPQTENVWRQATTYGVPRIVFVNKMDKIGANFDYSVDTIRDRLQANPLPVQMPIGAEDEFEGVIDLINMKADLYDEDKLGSKWDTVDIPEEYREEAEKRREEMIEQIADVDDEIMEKYLGGEEISNDELRAAIRRGTLSLDLFPVFAGSAFKNKGVQMMLDGVNDYLPSPLDVKPYKATDPDTGEEVDLIADDSKPFAGLAFKIATDPFVGRLTYLRVYTGTLEAGSYVLNATKGKRERVGRLLQMHSNHRNEIPEVFSGDIAAAIGLKDTTTGDSLTDPDRPLILESMEFPDPVIQVSVEPKSKADQDKMDIALQKLAEEDPSFKAETNQETGETLIAGMGELHLDIIVDRMKREFHVEAKVGEPQVAYRETFTKEVESQGKFVRQSGGKGQYGDVWIKFTPNEEGKGFEFENAIVGGVVPREYIPSVEQGLKEAMQNGVLAGYPLIDVKAKLYDGSYHEVDSSEAAFKVAASLALRNAAPKAGAVILEPIMKVEIVTPEDNLGDVMGHVTARRGRVDGMEARGNSQVVNAYVPLAEMFGYATTLRSATQGRGTFTMTMDHYEPVPKSIQEEIIKKNGGNAE; translated from the coding sequence ATGGCTAATAAACGTGAATTCCCATTGGAAAAAACACGTAACATTGGTATCGTTGCTCACATCGATGCTGGTAAAACTACTACTACAGAACGTATTCTTTACTATACAGGTAAAATTCATAAAATTGGTGAAACACATGATGGTGCTTCACAAATGGACTGGATGGAACAAGAACAAGAACGTGGTATTACAATTACATCAGCTGCTACTACAGCTCAATGGAAAGATCACCGTATTAACATTATCGATACCCCAGGACACGTTGACTTTACTATCGAAGTAGAACGTTCATTACGTGTTTTAGATGGTGCAGTTGTTGTTTTGGATGCACAATCTGGTGTTGAACCACAAACAGAAAATGTATGGCGTCAAGCAACTACATACGGTGTTCCTCGTATAGTATTTGTAAACAAAATGGATAAAATTGGTGCTAATTTCGATTACTCAGTAGATACAATTCGTGATCGTTTACAAGCAAATCCATTACCAGTTCAAATGCCAATTGGTGCTGAAGATGAATTTGAAGGTGTTATCGACTTAATCAATATGAAAGCTGACTTATACGATGAAGATAAGTTAGGTTCAAAATGGGATACAGTTGATATTCCTGAAGAATACCGTGAAGAAGCTGAAAAACGTCGTGAAGAAATGATTGAACAAATCGCAGATGTTGATGATGAAATCATGGAAAAATATCTTGGCGGTGAAGAAATTTCAAACGATGAATTACGTGCTGCAATTCGTCGTGGAACATTGTCATTAGATTTATTCCCTGTATTTGCTGGTTCAGCTTTCAAAAACAAGGGTGTTCAAATGATGTTAGATGGTGTAAATGATTACTTACCATCTCCATTAGATGTTAAACCATATAAAGCAACTGATCCAGATACAGGTGAAGAAGTTGATTTAATTGCTGATGATAGCAAACCATTTGCTGGTTTAGCATTTAAGATTGCTACAGACCCATTCGTAGGTCGTTTAACATACTTACGTGTTTACACAGGTACATTAGAAGCTGGTTCATACGTACTTAATGCAACAAAAGGCAAACGTGAACGTGTAGGTCGTTTATTACAAATGCACTCAAATCACCGTAACGAAATTCCTGAAGTATTCTCAGGTGATATCGCTGCTGCAATTGGTTTGAAAGATACAACAACAGGTGACTCATTAACAGATCCAGATCGTCCATTAATCCTTGAATCAATGGAATTCCCAGATCCAGTTATTCAAGTTTCTGTTGAACCAAAATCAAAAGCAGACCAAGACAAGATGGATATTGCTTTACAAAAACTTGCTGAAGAAGATCCATCATTCAAGGCTGAAACAAACCAAGAAACTGGTGAAACATTAATTGCTGGTATGGGTGAATTGCACTTAGACATCATTGTTGATCGTATGAAACGTGAATTCCACGTTGAAGCTAAAGTTGGTGAACCACAAGTTGCATACCGTGAAACATTTACTAAAGAAGTTGAATCACAAGGTAAGTTTGTTCGTCAATCAGGTGGTAAAGGTCAATATGGTGATGTATGGATTAAATTTACACCAAACGAAGAAGGAAAAGGCTTTGAATTCGAAAACGCAATTGTTGGTGGTGTAGTTCCACGTGAATACATTCCTTCAGTTGAACAAGGATTAAAAGAAGCTATGCAAAATGGTGTTCTTGCTGGTTATCCATTAATTGATGTTAAAGCTAAGTTATATGATGGTAGTTACCACGAAGTCGATTCATCAGAAGCTGCTTTCAAGGTTGCTGCTTCATTAGCATTGAGAAATGCTGCTCCTAAAGCTGGTGCTGTAATTCTTGAACCAATTATGAAGGTTGAAATTGTTACACCAGAAGATAACTTAGGTGATGTTATGGGACATGTTACTGCTCGTCGTGGACGTGTAGATGGTATGGAAGCTCGTGGAAATTCACAAGTTGTAAATGCATACGTTCCATTAGCTGAAATGTTTGGTTACGCAACAACATTACGTTCAGCAACACAAGGTCGTGGTACATTTACAATGACAATGGATCACTACGAACCAGTTCCAAAATCAATTCAAGAAGAAATTATTAAGAAAAACGGCGGAAACGCAGAATAA
- a CDS encoding prepilin peptidase codes for MKFLILFILGTILGSSAECYAMRQTNNHSLVKRSFCDNCHKTLMLWQLIPIIGFIVQFGRCYYCKRPINIRSTLIELIFGSYIAFLFLCSPILITIKYLVFFGWLLFLALEDFYLTSVNVFTFFIGYFVILILNFNTIKINLLLFPFENLYFYIIFILLSYFKKLGWADTWLFILIGCYFGFYFLIFTIFFSCLFILVFYIFNKNSDQEFAFIPWILLGILFCFILNHIYIYFWI; via the coding sequence TTGAAATTTCTAATTTTATTTATTTTAGGTACAATTTTAGGTTCTAGTGCAGAGTGTTATGCAATGCGACAAACTAATAATCATTCTTTAGTTAAACGATCATTTTGTGATAATTGTCATAAAACACTAATGTTGTGGCAGTTAATTCCTATTATTGGATTTATAGTTCAATTCGGACGATGCTATTATTGTAAACGTCCAATAAATATTCGCAGTACTTTAATTGAATTAATTTTTGGAAGTTACATTGCATTTTTGTTTTTATGCTCTCCTATTTTGATTACTATAAAATATTTAGTATTTTTCGGATGGTTGTTGTTTCTTGCACTTGAAGATTTCTATTTAACATCTGTGAATGTTTTTACATTCTTCATTGGCTATTTTGTTATTTTAATTTTAAATTTTAATACTATAAAGATTAACCTGCTTCTATTCCCATTTGAAAATTTATATTTTTATATTATTTTTATATTACTTTCATACTTTAAAAAATTAGGATGGGCAGATACTTGGTTATTTATATTAATCGGATGTTATTTTGGATTTTATTTTTTAATATTTACAATCTTTTTCTCTTGTTTGTTTATTTTAGTTTTTTATATTTTTAACAAAAATAGTGATCAAGAATTTGCTTTTATACCTTGGATTTTACTTGGAATACTATTTTGTTTTATTTTAAATCATATATATATTTATTTTTGGATATAA
- the rpsL gene encoding 30S ribosomal protein S12 produces MPTINQLVRKGRKSKGSKSNSPALNFGYNSYKKVQTNAPAPQKRGVATRVGTMTPKKPNSALRKYARVRLSNLIEVTAYIPGIGHNLQEHSVVLIRGGRVKDLPGVRYHVIRGALDTAGVEGRMQSRSKYGAKKPKKK; encoded by the coding sequence ATGCCTACAATTAACCAATTAGTTCGTAAAGGTCGTAAGTCTAAAGGTTCAAAATCTAATTCCCCAGCTTTAAACTTTGGGTACAATAGTTACAAGAAAGTTCAAACAAACGCTCCTGCTCCACAAAAACGTGGGGTTGCAACTCGTGTTGGTACAATGACACCAAAGAAGCCTAACTCAGCTTTACGTAAATATGCACGTGTGCGTTTATCAAACTTGATTGAAGTTACAGCATATATTCCTGGTATTGGTCACAATTTACAAGAACACAGCGTTGTTTTAATTCGTGGTGGTCGTGTAAAAGACTTACCTGGTGTTCGTTACCATGTTATTCGTGGTGCCTTGGATACAGCTGGTGTAGAAGGCCGTATGCAAAGTCGTTCTAAATATGGTGCAAAGAAACCTAAGAAGAAATAA
- the rpsJ gene encoding 30S ribosomal protein S10, which yields MAKQKIRIRLKAYEHRILDQSADKIVETAKRTGAQISGPIPLPTERTLYTVIRSPHKYKDSREQFEMRTHKRLIDIVNPTPKTVDSLMKLDLPSGVDIEIKL from the coding sequence ATGGCAAAACAAAAAATTCGTATTCGTTTGAAAGCATACGAACATCGTATTTTAGATCAATCCGCAGATAAGATTGTGGAAACAGCAAAGAGAACAGGTGCTCAAATTTCAGGTCCAATTCCTTTGCCAACAGAACGGACATTATATACAGTTATCCGTTCACCACATAAATACAAGGATTCTCGTGAACAATTCGAAATGCGCACACACAAGCGTTTAATCGATATTGTAAATCCTACACCAAAAACAGTAGATTCATTAATGAAGTTGGATTTACCATCTGGCGTAGATATCGAAATCAAACTATAA
- the rpsG gene encoding 30S ribosomal protein S7, whose amino-acid sequence MPRKGPVAKREVPEDPIYHSQLVTSLINHLMLDGKRGTASKILYEAFDMIKEKTGKDPLEVFEQAMENVMPVLEVKARRIGGSNYQVPIEVRPDRRRTLGLRWIVNYARLRGEHTMSERLAKEIMDAANNTGASVKKREDTHKMADANRAFAHYRW is encoded by the coding sequence ATGCCAAGAAAAGGTCCTGTTGCAAAACGCGAAGTACCTGAAGATCCAATTTATCATTCACAATTGGTTACAAGTTTAATTAACCACCTTATGTTAGATGGTAAGCGTGGTACAGCTTCAAAAATTTTATACGAAGCATTTGATATGATTAAAGAAAAAACTGGTAAGGATCCATTAGAAGTATTTGAACAAGCAATGGAAAACGTTATGCCAGTATTAGAAGTTAAGGCTCGCCGTATTGGTGGTTCTAACTATCAAGTTCCTATCGAAGTACGTCCAGATCGTCGTCGTACATTAGGATTACGTTGGATTGTAAACTATGCTCGTCTTCGTGGTGAACATACAATGTCTGAACGTTTAGCAAAAGAAATTATGGATGCAGCTAACAACACTGGTGCTTCTGTTAAAAAACGTGAAGATACACATAAGATGGCTGATGCCAACCGTGCATTTGCACACTATCGCTGGTAA
- the rpsS gene encoding 30S ribosomal protein S19 yields MSRSLKKGPFVDEHLMKKVEAQADQEKKSVIKTWSRRSTIFPSFIGYTIAVYDGRKHVPVYIQEDMVGHKLGEFVPTRTFHGHGGDDKKTGVR; encoded by the coding sequence TTGAGTCGTAGTTTGAAAAAGGGACCTTTCGTCGATGAACATTTGATGAAAAAGGTTGAAGCACAAGCTGATCAAGAAAAGAAATCAGTAATTAAAACATGGTCACGCCGTTCAACAATCTTCCCTAGCTTTATTGGCTATACGATTGCTGTATATGATGGCCGTAAGCACGTGCCAGTTTACATTCAAGAAGATATGGTTGGTCACAAATTAGGTGAATTTGTTCCAACTCGTACATTCCATGGTCACGGCGGAGACGATAAGAAGACAGGCGTAAGATAA
- the rplC gene encoding 50S ribosomal protein L3, translated as MTTKGILGKKVGMTQVFTEEGELVPVTVVEVGSNVVMQVKTMENDGYEAVQLGFDDQREVKANKPAKGHAAKAKTAPKRFVREIRDVELGEYNVGDEIKADIFEAGEFVDVTGTSKGHGFQGNIKRWGQSRGPMAHGSRYHRRPGSMGSIINRVFPGKVLPGRMGGKRVTIQNLEIVKADTENGVLLIKGNIPGANKSFVTIKSTVK; from the coding sequence ATGACCACAAAAGGAATCTTAGGAAAAAAGGTAGGTATGACACAAGTCTTCACTGAAGAAGGCGAATTAGTACCAGTAACAGTTGTTGAAGTTGGTTCAAACGTTGTTATGCAAGTTAAGACAATGGAAAATGACGGTTACGAAGCTGTACAATTAGGTTTTGACGATCAACGTGAAGTTAAAGCTAACAAACCTGCCAAAGGTCATGCAGCAAAAGCTAAAACTGCTCCTAAGCGCTTCGTTCGTGAAATTCGTGATGTTGAGCTTGGAGAATATAACGTTGGTGACGAAATCAAAGCTGATATTTTCGAAGCTGGCGAATTTGTCGATGTAACAGGTACTTCAAAGGGACATGGTTTCCAAGGTAACATTAAACGTTGGGGACAAAGTCGTGGACCTATGGCTCACGGTTCTCGTTACCACCGTCGCCCTGGTTCAATGGGTTCAATCATTAACCGTGTATTCCCTGGTAAAGTTTTACCTGGTCGCATGGGTGGCAAACGAGTAACAATCCAAAATTTGGAAATCGTTAAAGCAGATACAGAAAATGGTGTACTTTTAATTAAAGGTAACATTCCTGGCGCAAACAAGTCATTTGTTACAATTAAAAGTACAGTTAAATAG
- the rplD gene encoding 50S ribosomal protein L4, producing MPKVTLFNQDGSKNGDVSLNDAIFGIEPNNNVIFDAVLMQRASMRQGTHAVKNRSAVRGGGKKPWRQKGTGRARQGSIRSPQWVGGGTVFGPTPRSYAYKLPRKVRRLAIKSVLSQKVLDESFVVVDELNFEQPRTKAFAEVLSNLDVNSKVLVVLEDDNTNAALAARNLKNVTVIPAKGLNVLDVINNDKMVITKGALSQVEEVLA from the coding sequence ATGCCTAAGGTTACATTATTCAACCAAGATGGTAGCAAGAATGGTGATGTTTCATTAAACGACGCTATTTTTGGTATCGAACCAAATAACAACGTAATCTTTGATGCAGTATTAATGCAACGTGCATCAATGCGTCAAGGTACACACGCTGTTAAGAATAGAAGTGCCGTTCGTGGTGGTGGTAAGAAGCCATGGCGCCAAAAGGGAACTGGACGCGCTCGTCAAGGTTCTATCCGTTCACCACAATGGGTTGGTGGTGGTACAGTGTTTGGACCAACACCTCGCTCATATGCTTACAAACTTCCACGCAAAGTTCGTCGCTTAGCTATTAAATCAGTACTTTCACAAAAAGTATTAGACGAAAGTTTTGTTGTTGTTGACGAATTAAATTTTGAACAACCAAGAACAAAAGCATTTGCTGAAGTATTAAGTAACTTAGATGTAAATTCCAAAGTTTTAGTAGTTCTTGAAGATGACAATACAAATGCTGCATTAGCTGCTCGTAACTTGAAGAATGTTACAGTAATTCCTGCTAAGGGCTTAAATGTATTAGATGTTATCAATAATGATAAGATGGTCATCACTAAAGGAGCTCTTTCTCAAGTAGAGGAGGTTCTTGCATAA